Proteins co-encoded in one Nematostella vectensis chromosome 15, jaNemVect1.1, whole genome shotgun sequence genomic window:
- the LOC116612551 gene encoding mitochondrial calcium uniporter regulator 1 isoform X1: protein MSQRNFLFVPTSFRRLALISKKLTCRTAYKEVEKGLYISSCQDDVSSKPRSFSSYVSPAGVTFHFDTHKLILKLQENGFSTQQAESVTSCLVEIINTSISGLASNTLSTLDKERLEMKWKSTYDEVRNEMFLLEKSKFAQVKEENEKLKEKVKSLEQFMQDEMQKMKGSIRLDMSLEKSRRSEELAIRDQRIKDNGNKIETEIAKLGTQMETQKLDLIKYLVGSMVSCTTLMLAIWRIFKS, encoded by the exons ATGTCACAGAGAAATTTCCTATTTGTTCCAACGAGCTTTAGGCGATTAGCCTTAATCAGTAAAAAGCTTACTTGCAGGACAGCATATAAAGAAGTTGAAAAAGGACTATATATAAGTTCATGTCAAG ATGATGTCAGCAGTAAACCAAGGAGTTTTAGCTCATATGTCAGCCCAGCTGGTGTCACATTTCACTTTGATACACACAAGCTAATCCTAAAACTTCAGGAGAATG GGTTCTCTACACAACAAGCTGAATCAGTGACGTCCTGTTTGGTGGAAATCATCAATACAAGTATCAGTGGATTGGCCTCTAATACTTTGTCTACTCTTGACAAG GAAAGACTGGAGATGAAGTGGAAATCAACATATGATGAAGTTAG AAATGAGATGTTTCTTCTTGAAAAAAGCAAGTTTGCCCAAGTCAAGGAGGAGAATGAG aaattgaaagaaaaagtaaAATCATTGGAGCAATTTATGCAG GATGAGATGCAAAAAATGAAAGGAAGTATTCGACTTGACATGAGTCTCGAAAAAAGCAGGAGGAGCGAGGAG CTAGCAATTCGCGACCAGCGCATCAAGGACAATGGCAATAAGATTGAGACAGAG ATCGCTAAACTTGGTACTCAAATGGAAACCCAGAAATTGGACCTTATAAAATACCTAGTCG GAAGCATGGTTTCCTGTACCACTCTCATGCTAGCCATTTGGCGGATTTTCAAGTCATGA
- the LOC116612551 gene encoding mitochondrial calcium uniporter regulator 1 isoform X3, translated as MSQRNFLFVPTSFRRLALISKKLTCRTAYKEVEKGLYISSCQDDVSSKPRSFSSYVSPAGVTFHFDTHKLILKLQENGFSTQQAESVTSCLVEIINTSISGLASNTLSTLDKERLEMKWKSTYDEVRNEMFLLEKSKFAQVKEENEDEMQKMKGSIRLDMSLEKSRRSEEQFATSASRTMAIRLRQRSLNLVLKWKPRNWTL; from the exons ATGTCACAGAGAAATTTCCTATTTGTTCCAACGAGCTTTAGGCGATTAGCCTTAATCAGTAAAAAGCTTACTTGCAGGACAGCATATAAAGAAGTTGAAAAAGGACTATATATAAGTTCATGTCAAG ATGATGTCAGCAGTAAACCAAGGAGTTTTAGCTCATATGTCAGCCCAGCTGGTGTCACATTTCACTTTGATACACACAAGCTAATCCTAAAACTTCAGGAGAATG GGTTCTCTACACAACAAGCTGAATCAGTGACGTCCTGTTTGGTGGAAATCATCAATACAAGTATCAGTGGATTGGCCTCTAATACTTTGTCTACTCTTGACAAG GAAAGACTGGAGATGAAGTGGAAATCAACATATGATGAAGTTAG AAATGAGATGTTTCTTCTTGAAAAAAGCAAGTTTGCCCAAGTCAAGGAGGAGAATGAG GATGAGATGCAAAAAATGAAAGGAAGTATTCGACTTGACATGAGTCTCGAAAAAAGCAGGAGGAGCGAGGAG CAATTCGCGACCAGCGCATCAAGGACAATGGCAATAAGATTGAGACAGAG ATCGCTAAACTTGGTACTCAAATGGAAACCCAGAAATTGGACCTTATAA
- the LOC116612551 gene encoding mitochondrial calcium uniporter regulator 1 isoform X2: protein MSQRNFLFVPTSFRRLALISKKLTCRTAYKEVEKGLYISSCQDDVSSKPRSFSSYVSPAGVTFHFDTHKLILKLQENGFSTQQAESVTSCLVEIINTSISGLASNTLSTLDKERLEMKWKSTYDEVRNEMFLLEKSKFAQVKEENEKLKEKVKSLEQFMQDEMQKMKGSIRLDMSLEKSRRSEEQFATSASRTMAIRLRQRSLNLVLKWKPRNWTL, encoded by the exons ATGTCACAGAGAAATTTCCTATTTGTTCCAACGAGCTTTAGGCGATTAGCCTTAATCAGTAAAAAGCTTACTTGCAGGACAGCATATAAAGAAGTTGAAAAAGGACTATATATAAGTTCATGTCAAG ATGATGTCAGCAGTAAACCAAGGAGTTTTAGCTCATATGTCAGCCCAGCTGGTGTCACATTTCACTTTGATACACACAAGCTAATCCTAAAACTTCAGGAGAATG GGTTCTCTACACAACAAGCTGAATCAGTGACGTCCTGTTTGGTGGAAATCATCAATACAAGTATCAGTGGATTGGCCTCTAATACTTTGTCTACTCTTGACAAG GAAAGACTGGAGATGAAGTGGAAATCAACATATGATGAAGTTAG AAATGAGATGTTTCTTCTTGAAAAAAGCAAGTTTGCCCAAGTCAAGGAGGAGAATGAG aaattgaaagaaaaagtaaAATCATTGGAGCAATTTATGCAG GATGAGATGCAAAAAATGAAAGGAAGTATTCGACTTGACATGAGTCTCGAAAAAAGCAGGAGGAGCGAGGAG CAATTCGCGACCAGCGCATCAAGGACAATGGCAATAAGATTGAGACAGAG ATCGCTAAACTTGGTACTCAAATGGAAACCCAGAAATTGGACCTTATAA